Proteins encoded together in one uncultured Fusobacterium sp. window:
- the ade gene encoding adenine deaminase, whose product MNKIERRKLIEVALGKREATLKIENANLVNVFSGEIYLANIYIYNEYVADVVECERDTMKPAEKIIDIKGKYLAPGFIDSHLHIESSHLTPYHFAEAVIPKGTTTIIADPHEIGNALGEKGVDYMLEASENLPMNQYFLIPSCVPSVVGLEITGAEFDADIIDKMLDKDRVLGLGEVMDFVGVINSDKRMEDIIDTAYQKNKFLQGHAPEVVGSDLSAYLCGGPVSCHEVRDGVHAKEKIRKGMIVDARESSLSKNITSIVENIKGFKSPRNFTLCTDDREPKDILEKGHLNDCVRVAVKAGLEPIEAIRAVTLNTAQAYHLEKIGGIAPGYFADMVIFDNLQNYNVEKVFYKGRLVAENNHMVVPISKPVLELENYNSVTIKDFTEEDFKIKAPIENGTMEIVGMEYLSRSRSVTRKKLFTVPVKNGYIDLEGTELNFVAILNRYPNNDNIALAIVENFYMAKGAVGTTYSHDSHNMTIIYNNAKDAVVVSKRIAEIGGGVVVVEDSKVVDEVLFPIAGMLSKKSAQELSKDIFRMNNLLNQYGIETASPITRPSTLALIVIPEVKMSDIGLIDVINQKIIKQF is encoded by the coding sequence ATGAATAAGATAGAAAGAAGAAAACTTATAGAAGTAGCTTTAGGAAAAAGAGAGGCTACATTGAAAATTGAAAATGCTAATTTAGTAAATGTTTTTTCAGGAGAGATTTACTTAGCTAATATATATATTTATAATGAGTATGTAGCAGATGTTGTAGAGTGTGAAAGAGATACGATGAAACCTGCTGAAAAAATTATTGATATAAAAGGAAAATATCTTGCACCAGGATTTATTGATTCACATCTTCATATAGAGAGTAGCCATCTTACTCCATATCACTTTGCTGAAGCAGTTATACCAAAGGGAACTACAACCATAATAGCTGATCCCCATGAGATAGGAAATGCTTTAGGAGAAAAGGGAGTAGATTATATGTTAGAGGCATCAGAAAACCTACCTATGAATCAATATTTTCTAATTCCATCTTGTGTTCCATCAGTTGTTGGATTAGAAATAACAGGAGCAGAGTTTGATGCTGATATAATTGATAAGATGCTAGATAAAGATAGAGTTCTTGGACTTGGAGAGGTAATGGATTTTGTTGGGGTTATCAATTCTGATAAGAGAATGGAAGATATAATTGATACAGCTTATCAAAAGAATAAATTTCTTCAGGGGCATGCACCAGAGGTTGTAGGTTCAGATCTATCAGCATATCTATGCGGAGGACCTGTATCTTGTCACGAGGTAAGAGATGGGGTTCATGCTAAGGAGAAGATAAGAAAAGGGATGATAGTAGATGCTAGAGAAAGCTCACTATCTAAGAATATAACATCTATTGTTGAAAATATAAAAGGGTTTAAATCTCCAAGAAACTTTACTCTTTGTACAGATGATAGAGAACCAAAGGATATTTTAGAAAAGGGACACTTAAATGATTGTGTAAGAGTGGCTGTAAAAGCTGGACTTGAGCCAATAGAAGCTATTAGAGCTGTGACACTTAATACAGCTCAAGCTTATCACTTAGAGAAAATTGGAGGAATAGCACCAGGATATTTTGCTGATATGGTAATTTTTGATAATCTTCAAAATTATAATGTTGAAAAGGTATTTTATAAAGGAAGATTAGTAGCAGAAAATAATCACATGGTTGTTCCTATTTCTAAACCTGTTCTTGAATTGGAAAATTATAATAGTGTGACAATTAAAGATTTTACTGAGGAGGATTTTAAAATAAAAGCTCCTATTGAAAATGGAACTATGGAGATTGTAGGAATGGAGTATTTAAGTAGAAGTAGATCTGTAACAAGAAAAAAACTCTTTACAGTTCCAGTAAAGAATGGATATATTGATCTTGAGGGAACAGAACTTAATTTTGTTGCAATTCTAAATAGATACCCAAATAATGATAATATTGCTCTTGCTATTGTAGAGAACTTTTATATGGCTAAGGGAGCAGTGGGAACAACATATTCACATGATTCACATAATATGACTATTATATATAACAATGCTAAAGATGCAGTAGTTGTTTCAAAGAGAATAGCAGAAATTGGTGGAGGAGTTGTAGTTGTAGAAGATAGTAAAGTTGTAGATGAAGTTTTATTCCCAATAGCTGGAATGCTTTCTAAAAAGTCTGCTCAAGAGTTAAGTAAAGATATTTTTAGGATGAACAATCTTTTAAATCAATATGGTATTGAAACAGCTAGTCCTATCACAAGACCTAGCACTCTTGCTTTAATAGTTATACCAGAGGTAAAAATGAGTGATATAGGGCTTATAGATGTAATAAATCAAAAAATTATTAAACAATTTTAA
- a CDS encoding branched-chain amino acid transporter permease: MKINFWYSLSIILAVGVTSYFLRAFPFIVLSKRNKTVENFMMYLGKVLPPAVIGILIIFCLKDIKFTVAPYGTPEFLAVIMVVILHVWKRQTLMSILGGTIFYMILLQKVFV; encoded by the coding sequence ATGAAAATAAATTTTTGGTATTCTTTAAGTATAATATTAGCAGTTGGAGTGACTTCATATTTTTTAAGAGCCTTTCCTTTTATCGTTTTGAGTAAGAGAAATAAAACTGTTGAAAATTTTATGATGTATTTAGGAAAAGTTCTTCCTCCTGCAGTTATAGGAATTTTAATTATATTTTGTTTAAAAGATATTAAATTTACAGTTGCTCCCTATGGAACTCCTGAATTTTTAGCTGTTATTATGGTTGTTATTCTCCATGTTTGGAAAAGACAAACTCTTATGAGCATTCTTGGAGGAACAATTTTCTATATGATACTACTTCAAAAAGTTTTTGTTTAA